The following coding sequences are from one Verrucosispora sp. WMMD573 window:
- a CDS encoding CD225/dispanin family protein, with product MQPEYQSQPPQSVDNNMTMSIVAIFLFWPLAIPAIINASKVNPLLQQGDYAGAQAAAAESKKWSKWALIVGIAWIAIVLVCCLGGGLLGSMSGSNASGY from the coding sequence ATGCAGCCCGAGTACCAGTCACAGCCACCGCAGTCGGTCGACAACAACATGACAATGTCGATCGTCGCGATCTTCCTCTTCTGGCCGCTGGCCATCCCGGCGATCATCAATGCCTCGAAGGTCAACCCGCTGCTTCAGCAGGGTGACTACGCGGGCGCACAGGCTGCGGCGGCCGAGTCGAAGAAGTGGTCCAAGTGGGCCCTGATCGTCGGTATCGCCTGGATCGCGATCGTCCTGGTGTGCTGCCTCGGCGGCGGCCTGCTGGGCTCGATGAGCGGCAGCAACGCCAGCGGTTACTGA
- the purH gene encoding bifunctional phosphoribosylaminoimidazolecarboxamide formyltransferase/IMP cyclohydrolase, translating into MNSIQDGRRPIRRALVSVYDKTGLAGLAQALHAAGVEIVSTGSTASTIAAAGVPVTPVEQVTGFPEILDGRVKTLHPAIHGGLLADLRKDAHTAQLDEHGIAGVDLLVSNLYPFQDTVASGAGQDECVEQIDIGGPAMVRAAAKNHASVAVVTDPGAYPMLLAALDGGGFTLAQRRALAARAFADIAEYDVAVAEWFAASVAPAADGMPEFAGLALRRQSVLRYGENPHQSAALYADPAGPVGLAQAEQLHGKEMSYNNYVDADAAWRAANDFADQPAVAIIKHANPCGIAVGADVAEAHRKAHACDPVSAFGGVIAVNRQVSVELAGQIAEIFTEVVVAPDYAPGAVETLRAKKNIRLLRAPAFEPRPTEWRQVSGGVLVQLRDAIDAEGDDPTSWRLATGEPADEATLADLAFAWRAVRAVKSNAILLAADGATVGVGMGQVNRVDSARLAVSRAGADRARGAVAASDAFFPFADGPQILIDAGIRAIVQPGGSIRDEEVIAACKQADVTMYLTATRHFFH; encoded by the coding sequence GTGAACTCCATCCAGGACGGGCGTCGCCCGATCCGGCGAGCACTGGTCAGCGTCTACGACAAGACCGGCCTGGCCGGCCTGGCCCAGGCGCTGCACGCCGCCGGTGTGGAGATCGTCTCCACCGGCAGCACCGCGTCGACGATCGCTGCGGCGGGGGTGCCGGTGACGCCGGTGGAGCAGGTGACCGGGTTCCCGGAGATCCTCGACGGGCGGGTGAAGACCCTGCACCCGGCGATCCACGGTGGGCTCCTCGCCGATCTGCGCAAGGACGCGCACACCGCCCAGCTCGACGAGCACGGCATCGCCGGGGTCGACCTGCTGGTGTCCAACCTGTACCCGTTCCAGGACACCGTCGCCTCCGGCGCCGGTCAGGACGAGTGTGTCGAGCAGATCGACATCGGCGGCCCGGCGATGGTTCGGGCGGCGGCCAAGAACCACGCCTCGGTGGCCGTGGTCACCGACCCGGGCGCGTACCCGATGCTGCTGGCCGCGCTCGACGGCGGCGGTTTCACCCTGGCGCAGCGTCGGGCGCTGGCCGCCCGCGCCTTCGCCGACATCGCCGAGTACGACGTGGCGGTCGCCGAATGGTTCGCCGCGTCGGTGGCCCCGGCCGCCGACGGCATGCCTGAGTTCGCCGGTCTGGCGTTGCGCCGGCAGTCGGTGCTGCGCTACGGCGAGAACCCGCACCAGAGCGCCGCCCTCTACGCAGACCCGGCCGGCCCGGTCGGGTTGGCTCAGGCCGAGCAGCTGCACGGCAAGGAGATGTCCTACAACAACTACGTCGACGCGGACGCCGCCTGGCGGGCCGCGAACGACTTCGCCGACCAGCCCGCGGTGGCCATCATCAAGCACGCCAACCCCTGCGGCATCGCGGTCGGCGCGGACGTGGCGGAGGCACACCGCAAGGCGCACGCCTGCGACCCGGTCTCCGCCTTCGGCGGGGTCATCGCCGTCAACCGACAGGTCTCGGTCGAACTGGCCGGGCAGATCGCCGAGATCTTCACCGAGGTCGTGGTGGCGCCCGACTACGCACCCGGTGCGGTGGAGACGCTGCGGGCCAAGAAGAACATCCGGCTGCTGCGCGCGCCCGCCTTCGAGCCGCGTCCGACCGAGTGGCGGCAGGTCAGCGGCGGCGTGCTGGTGCAGTTGCGCGACGCGATCGACGCCGAGGGCGACGACCCGACCAGCTGGCGGCTGGCCACCGGTGAGCCGGCCGACGAGGCCACCCTGGCCGACCTGGCCTTCGCCTGGCGGGCGGTACGCGCGGTGAAGAGCAACGCCATCCTGCTGGCGGCTGACGGTGCGACAGTCGGCGTCGGAATGGGGCAGGTCAACCGGGTGGACTCGGCCCGGCTGGCGGTCAGCCGGGCCGGTGCCGACCGGGCGCGCGGCGCGGTGGCCGCTTCGGACGCGTTCTTCCCGTTCGCCGACGGCCCGCAGATCCTCATCGACGCGGGCATCCGGGCGATCGTCCAGCCCGGCGGCTCGATCCGTGACGAGGAGGTGATCGCCGCCTGCAAGCAGGCCGACGTCACCATGTACCTCACCGCCACCCGCCACTTCTTTCACTAG
- a CDS encoding ABC transporter substrate-binding protein, which yields MRVRRLAAWTALPLAVTLGLVACGSGGDGGSGESDPSAAVRIEIAEPQHLVPTNTNETSGSQVLAALFSPLVDYDETHKPYEVAAESITSEDNTTWTIKLKDGYTFHNGEAVTADNYVDAWNYGAYAPNGQNSSYFFEKIAGYDDLQGESPKAETLSGLKQVDDLTFTVTLSQPYSEFKSMLGYTAFYPLPEAAFSAPGELAEGFEQAPIGQGPFKMKGTWQHDAKVEVERYDAFPGEQPKVAGVEFRIYQQLTAAYADVLSDNLDVIKTIPTENLSTAGTDLGDRFLQSPASSLHFLAFPTFQEEFSNPDVRKAISMAIDRDEITRSIFKDSQQPARAFVSPAVAGYRENTVGAAGEFDPAKAKSLYQAAGGPSKITLSYNGDGGHKDWIDATCNQLKANLGVDCVGSAEPKFADLLTKVKAKQPVGLFRMGWIMDYPSMENYLGPLYSTNGSSNYYGYSNPDFDRLLAEGASAPSEEEAIKKYQEAEDLLAEDLPVVPLRFGQNNFGHSTKVKNVEMDLFDRVNLTKIEAIK from the coding sequence ATGCGTGTTCGTAGGCTCGCTGCCTGGACCGCCCTCCCGCTCGCGGTGACCCTGGGCCTGGTGGCCTGCGGCTCGGGCGGCGACGGCGGATCCGGCGAGAGCGACCCCAGTGCGGCCGTGCGGATCGAGATCGCCGAGCCGCAGCACCTGGTGCCGACCAACACCAACGAGACGAGCGGTTCCCAGGTGCTCGCCGCCCTGTTCAGCCCGCTTGTCGACTACGACGAGACCCACAAGCCGTACGAGGTGGCCGCGGAGTCGATCACGTCCGAGGACAACACCACCTGGACGATCAAACTCAAGGACGGCTACACGTTCCACAACGGCGAAGCGGTCACCGCCGACAACTACGTCGACGCCTGGAACTACGGCGCCTACGCGCCGAACGGGCAGAACTCCAGCTACTTCTTCGAGAAGATCGCCGGCTACGACGACCTGCAGGGCGAGAGCCCGAAGGCCGAGACGCTCAGCGGGCTGAAGCAGGTCGACGACCTGACCTTCACCGTCACGCTCTCCCAGCCGTACAGCGAGTTCAAGTCGATGCTCGGCTACACCGCCTTCTACCCGCTGCCGGAAGCCGCGTTCAGCGCTCCCGGCGAGCTGGCCGAGGGCTTCGAGCAGGCGCCGATCGGCCAGGGTCCGTTCAAGATGAAGGGCACCTGGCAGCACGACGCCAAGGTCGAGGTCGAGCGGTACGACGCTTTCCCCGGCGAGCAGCCGAAGGTGGCCGGCGTCGAGTTCCGGATCTACCAGCAGCTGACCGCGGCGTACGCGGACGTGCTGTCGGACAACCTTGACGTGATCAAGACCATCCCGACGGAGAACCTCTCCACCGCCGGCACCGATCTGGGCGACCGCTTCCTGCAGAGCCCGGCGTCGTCGCTGCACTTCCTGGCGTTCCCCACCTTCCAGGAGGAGTTCAGCAACCCGGATGTACGCAAGGCCATCTCGATGGCGATCGACCGCGACGAGATCACTCGGTCGATCTTCAAGGACTCGCAGCAGCCGGCCCGCGCGTTCGTCTCCCCGGCCGTCGCCGGCTACCGGGAGAACACCGTGGGCGCCGCGGGCGAGTTCGACCCGGCCAAGGCCAAGTCGCTCTACCAGGCCGCCGGAGGCCCGTCGAAGATCACCCTGTCCTACAACGGCGACGGCGGCCACAAGGACTGGATCGACGCCACCTGCAACCAGCTCAAGGCCAACCTGGGCGTGGACTGCGTCGGCAGCGCCGAGCCCAAGTTCGCCGACCTGCTGACCAAGGTCAAGGCCAAGCAGCCGGTGGGCCTGTTCCGGATGGGCTGGATCATGGACTACCCGTCCATGGAGAACTACCTGGGCCCGCTGTACAGCACCAACGGTTCGTCGAACTACTACGGCTACAGCAACCCGGACTTCGACCGGCTGCTCGCCGAGGGCGCCAGCGCCCCCAGCGAGGAGGAGGCGATCAAGAAGTACCAGGAGGCCGAGGACCTGCTGGCCGAGGACCTGCCGGTCGTACCGCTGCGGTTCGGCCAGAACAACTTCGGCCACTCGACCAAGGTCAAGAACGTCGAGATGGACCTCTTCGACCGGGTCAACCTGACCAAGATCGAAGCGATCAAGTAA
- a CDS encoding ABC transporter permease, with protein MFRFIVRRLLQMVLAFFGTTLIVYALMFAGQGDPIQALAGERPVTAAQRAYLTEKYHLDATGIGGFFYRYFDYISNLLRGDLGESLTGRSIGDILAAAWPVTIRLALIAIAVAVIFGVTAGVLAGIRRASVFDNATLLLTLLVLGIPTIVLAPLAQYFLGVKWQVFPPTAGADPDFFALLLPGIVLGSLSLATALRLTRTSVAENLRADYVRTARSKGLPNRRVVSVHVLRNSLIPVITFLGVEVGNLMSGAIITEGVFNIPGVGFNLFRGIRTEDGPLVVGIVSVLVVVYLVSNLVVDILYAVLDPRIRYE; from the coding sequence ATGTTCCGCTTCATCGTGCGGCGTCTGCTCCAGATGGTCCTGGCCTTCTTCGGGACCACACTGATCGTCTACGCGCTGATGTTCGCCGGTCAGGGCGATCCGATCCAGGCCCTCGCCGGGGAACGCCCGGTCACTGCCGCACAGCGGGCGTACCTCACGGAGAAGTACCACCTCGACGCCACCGGGATCGGCGGCTTCTTCTACAGGTACTTCGACTACATCTCGAATCTGCTCCGCGGCGACCTTGGCGAGTCGCTCACCGGACGGTCGATCGGCGACATCCTGGCCGCCGCCTGGCCGGTCACGATCAGGCTGGCTCTGATCGCCATCGCGGTCGCGGTCATCTTCGGCGTCACCGCGGGCGTCCTCGCCGGCATCCGGCGGGCCAGCGTCTTCGACAACGCCACCCTGCTGCTGACCCTGCTGGTGCTCGGCATTCCGACAATCGTGCTCGCCCCGCTGGCGCAGTACTTCCTGGGCGTCAAGTGGCAGGTCTTCCCGCCCACCGCCGGCGCTGATCCCGACTTCTTCGCGCTGCTGCTGCCGGGCATCGTGCTCGGCTCGCTCTCCCTGGCCACCGCGCTGCGGCTGACCCGTACCTCGGTGGCCGAGAACCTGCGCGCCGACTACGTGCGCACCGCGCGGTCGAAGGGCCTGCCGAATCGGCGGGTGGTGAGCGTGCACGTGCTGCGCAACTCGCTCATCCCGGTGATCACCTTCCTCGGCGTCGAGGTCGGCAACCTGATGAGCGGCGCGATCATCACCGAGGGCGTGTTCAACATCCCGGGCGTCGGTTTCAACCTGTTCCGCGGCATCCGCACTGAGGACGGCCCGCTGGTGGTGGGCATCGTCAGCGTGCTCGTCGTGGTCTACCTGGTCTCCAACCTGGTGGTCGACATCCTGTACGCCGTCCTGGACCCGAGGATCCGCTATGAGTGA
- a CDS encoding dipeptide ABC transporter ATP-binding protein, with the protein MTAPASPTKVRGETLLDVNHVVKHFPITQGVVFKKKTGAVKAVDGVSFQLRRGETLGIVGESGCGKSTLARLLMRLEKPTAGRATLAGQDLFAASGGELRRIRRNMQMVMQDPYTSLNPRMTVGDIIGEPFEIHPEAAPKGSRQQRVQELLDVVGLNPEHINRYPHQFSGGQRQRIGIARALALRPEVIVCDEPVSALDVSIQAQVINLLEELQDELGLSYIFIAHDLSVVRHISDRIAVMYLGRIVEIGTEDEIYDRATHPYTQALLSAAPVPDPDAREHRSIIRLRGDVPSPADPPSGCHFRTRCWKAQDICATQDPQAVLRAADPHPSACHFAELRPQR; encoded by the coding sequence ATGACCGCGCCGGCTAGCCCCACGAAGGTCCGCGGTGAGACCCTCCTCGACGTCAACCACGTGGTCAAACACTTCCCGATCACACAGGGCGTGGTGTTCAAGAAGAAGACCGGGGCGGTCAAGGCCGTCGACGGGGTGAGCTTCCAACTGCGCCGGGGCGAGACGCTGGGCATCGTCGGTGAGTCGGGCTGCGGCAAGTCCACGCTGGCCCGACTGCTGATGCGGCTGGAGAAGCCGACCGCCGGCCGCGCCACCCTGGCCGGCCAGGATCTGTTCGCCGCCTCCGGTGGTGAGCTGCGCCGGATCCGGCGCAACATGCAGATGGTCATGCAGGACCCGTACACCTCACTCAACCCACGGATGACCGTCGGCGACATCATCGGCGAGCCGTTCGAGATCCATCCGGAGGCGGCCCCGAAGGGCAGCCGCCAGCAGCGGGTCCAGGAACTGCTCGACGTCGTGGGGTTGAACCCGGAGCACATCAACCGCTATCCGCATCAGTTCTCCGGTGGCCAACGACAGCGCATCGGCATCGCCCGGGCGTTGGCGCTACGACCCGAGGTGATCGTCTGCGACGAGCCGGTCTCCGCGCTGGACGTCTCCATCCAGGCTCAGGTGATCAACCTGCTGGAGGAGCTCCAGGACGAACTGGGCCTGTCCTACATCTTCATCGCCCACGACCTGTCGGTGGTCCGGCACATTTCCGACCGGATCGCGGTGATGTACCTGGGCCGGATCGTGGAGATCGGCACCGAGGACGAGATCTACGACCGCGCCACCCACCCTTACACCCAGGCGCTGCTCTCCGCGGCCCCGGTGCCGGACCCGGACGCCCGGGAACACCGCAGCATCATCCGGTTGCGCGGCGACGTGCCGAGCCCGGCGGACCCGCCCAGCGGCTGCCACTTCCGCACCCGCTGCTGGAAGGCCCAGGACATCTGCGCCACCCAGGATCCGCAGGCGGTGCTACGCGCCGCCGACCCACATCCCTCGGCCTGCCACTTCGCCGAGCTCCGTCCGCAACGCTGA
- a CDS encoding DUF4190 domain-containing protein, giving the protein MQPGQPGQDPYGQQPPYGDPTTPQPANPYAPPPANPYAPPPANPYAQPTDPYGQQPPADPYGQQPPVPGQPEAPPAPYDPYAPPAGPPPAAGQPPMHGQPGYGQPTYGHPGYGQPTYGQPGYGQPYADPYAPQPYGGTPMYPHAGFTGAQGQQNTLGLIAMILGIVSIPLSCCYLGIPLGLAALVTGWLGKQKADQGLAGNSGQALAGLICGAVGLLLGLLQIVALALDVGGSMYP; this is encoded by the coding sequence ATGCAGCCCGGTCAACCCGGTCAGGACCCGTACGGCCAGCAGCCGCCGTACGGGGACCCGACCACACCCCAGCCGGCCAACCCGTACGCGCCGCCCCCGGCCAACCCGTACGCGCCACCGCCGGCCAACCCGTACGCCCAGCCGACCGATCCGTACGGTCAGCAGCCACCGGCCGATCCGTACGGTCAGCAGCCACCGGTTCCGGGTCAGCCGGAGGCTCCGCCCGCGCCCTACGATCCGTACGCGCCGCCGGCCGGTCCTCCACCGGCCGCCGGGCAACCCCCAATGCACGGTCAGCCGGGCTACGGGCAGCCAACGTACGGTCACCCGGGCTACGGCCAGCCAACGTACGGTCAGCCAGGTTACGGGCAGCCCTACGCCGACCCCTACGCGCCGCAGCCCTACGGCGGCACGCCGATGTACCCGCACGCCGGTTTCACCGGCGCGCAGGGGCAGCAGAACACCCTCGGCCTGATCGCGATGATCCTCGGTATCGTGTCGATCCCGCTGAGCTGCTGCTACCTCGGCATCCCGCTGGGGTTGGCGGCACTCGTCACCGGCTGGCTGGGCAAGCAGAAGGCCGACCAGGGGCTGGCCGGCAACTCCGGACAGGCACTCGCCGGCCTGATCTGCGGCGCGGTGGGGCTGTTGCTGGGCCTGCTACAGATCGTGGCGTTGGCGCTTGACGTCGGCGGATCAATGTATCCCTGA
- a CDS encoding ABC transporter permease: MSDFETVAASENQAARRGPAGEPGTPDQVGRPRKPRSLAGDAWRDLRRKPIFWISLLLVLLVTAMAAVPGLFTSNDPADCVLSRQHAGPSGGAIFGYDFQGCDTYARAVYGARASLLVGALSALFTGLIALVVGMLAGYFGGWVDAVLSRVIDIVLGIPLLLAAIVLLKRIGSDSATVRVAAVIFVLAVLGWTTAARVVRSSVITAREQDYVAAARMLGAGNGRIMWRHILPNALAPAIVVLTIALGSFIAAEATLSFLGIGLREPTISWGIEINNGRVHMRESATPLVVPSTFLALTVLAFIMLGDAIRDAFDPKLR; encoded by the coding sequence ATGAGTGATTTCGAGACGGTGGCGGCGTCGGAGAACCAGGCCGCGCGGCGTGGGCCAGCCGGGGAGCCGGGCACACCGGACCAGGTGGGGCGGCCCCGCAAGCCGCGCAGCCTGGCCGGCGACGCCTGGCGTGACCTGCGCCGTAAGCCGATCTTCTGGATCAGCCTGCTCCTGGTGCTGCTGGTGACCGCGATGGCCGCTGTGCCGGGTTTGTTCACCAGCAACGACCCCGCCGACTGCGTGCTGTCCCGGCAGCACGCCGGGCCCTCCGGCGGCGCCATCTTCGGGTACGACTTCCAGGGCTGCGACACGTACGCCCGGGCGGTCTACGGCGCGCGGGCCTCGCTGCTGGTCGGCGCCCTGAGCGCGCTGTTCACCGGCCTGATCGCGCTGGTCGTGGGGATGCTCGCGGGATACTTCGGCGGCTGGGTCGACGCGGTGCTCTCCCGGGTGATCGACATCGTGCTCGGCATCCCGCTGCTGCTGGCCGCGATCGTCCTGCTCAAGCGCATCGGCAGCGACAGCGCCACGGTACGCGTCGCCGCGGTCATCTTCGTGCTGGCGGTGCTCGGCTGGACCACCGCCGCCCGGGTGGTCCGGTCCTCGGTGATCACCGCTCGGGAGCAGGACTACGTGGCCGCCGCGCGGATGCTGGGGGCCGGCAACGGGCGGATCATGTGGCGGCACATCCTGCCGAACGCACTCGCCCCGGCCATCGTGGTGCTGACCATCGCGCTCGGTTCGTTCATCGCCGCCGAGGCGACGCTGTCCTTCCTCGGCATCGGGCTGCGGGAGCCGACCATCTCCTGGGGCATCGAGATCAACAACGGTCGGGTGCACATGCGGGAGTCGGCGACCCCACTGGTGGTCCCGTCGACCTTCCTGGCGCTGACCGTGCTGGCCTTCATCATGCTCGGCGACGCGATCCGCGACGCCTTCGACCCGAAGCTCCGGTGA
- a CDS encoding EAL domain-containing protein: MTQVALRPATGPSAGGAATNSRITVRYVQATLAVAALGAVWCVANFTVGAGTEALAYTFVPAGGVLAAGSVVHLLRHAGLDPVTRRFWRALLVAAVTITIGYGWLASDMLAHAAEARTRSMPLPAAACVAIGFVVASWAVARVPIAETGGVERWRILLDRMIAFLGCATLLCYVGLAPMLAADEPWSPQAMALVGLAFLVAVGAATKVSFVTGGPVDRVALRFVAASGGVTAGIVAVLAVRYGYVAGIPVQAIVMPLTPVFFTLGVRAQWRSDLGVRRDQTRNGVLLPYLAVVAVDVPLLAVAFGAPLTWPVRVVLIAAVVVTALVSIRQFIAYRDNARLLRNTRIQEERLQHEVSHDGLTGLANRVLFRDRLASALTATAPASVLLVDLDDFKTVNDLLGHGVGDRLLVSVAQLLRAEVGDEGLPVRVAGDEFAVLLTGADADPEKLAARLLAALDQPISQHRLLVQASIGIADARPGATVDSVLRDADVAMYTAKQRGKASFVRYVDGMGEPVLAHMQLGGELRRALDDNELRVVYQPILRLDDNWLVGVEALIRWHHPTRGLVGPAEFIPAAERTGLIVPLGRFVLRETCRQAAAWSREFGPDALREAGVNVSARQLHDPDFVSDVTAALAESGLPCERLVLEVTESAVLRGQQVSRTLFELDRMGIRLSLDDFGTGESSLSLLRAFPAAIVKLDKSFVDGIEIDDGQAAAADARQAVARAVIQLAHALGLETVAEGVESAEQVAVLRALGYTRGQGYHLARPMTAEGISGLLARQRPVTTVQPTT, translated from the coding sequence GTGACGCAGGTGGCGCTACGGCCAGCGACGGGCCCCTCGGCCGGGGGCGCCGCGACGAACAGTCGGATCACCGTGCGGTATGTGCAGGCCACCCTGGCGGTCGCCGCCCTCGGTGCCGTCTGGTGCGTCGCGAACTTCACCGTCGGCGCCGGCACCGAGGCGCTCGCGTACACCTTCGTTCCCGCCGGTGGGGTCCTGGCCGCCGGGTCCGTCGTGCACCTGCTCCGCCACGCCGGCCTCGACCCGGTCACCCGCCGCTTCTGGCGCGCGCTCCTCGTCGCGGCGGTCACCATCACGATCGGGTACGGCTGGCTGGCGTCGGACATGCTGGCGCACGCCGCCGAGGCCCGTACCCGGAGCATGCCGTTGCCGGCGGCGGCCTGCGTGGCGATCGGATTCGTCGTGGCCAGCTGGGCGGTGGCCCGGGTGCCGATCGCCGAGACCGGCGGTGTCGAGCGATGGCGCATCCTGCTCGACCGCATGATCGCGTTCCTCGGTTGCGCGACCCTGCTCTGCTACGTCGGGCTGGCCCCGATGCTTGCCGCCGACGAGCCGTGGAGCCCGCAGGCGATGGCGCTGGTCGGGCTCGCCTTCCTGGTCGCGGTCGGCGCCGCGACAAAGGTGTCGTTCGTCACTGGTGGACCGGTGGATCGCGTCGCCCTGCGATTCGTCGCAGCCAGCGGCGGCGTCACCGCCGGGATCGTCGCCGTGCTGGCGGTCCGGTACGGGTACGTAGCCGGCATCCCCGTCCAGGCGATCGTGATGCCGCTGACTCCGGTGTTCTTCACGCTTGGCGTCCGGGCGCAGTGGCGGTCCGATCTCGGTGTCCGCCGCGATCAGACCCGCAACGGCGTCCTGCTGCCGTACCTGGCGGTGGTGGCGGTCGACGTGCCGCTGCTCGCCGTCGCCTTCGGCGCTCCCCTGACCTGGCCGGTCCGGGTGGTCCTGATCGCCGCCGTGGTGGTGACCGCCCTGGTCAGCATCCGGCAGTTCATCGCCTATCGAGACAACGCCCGGCTGCTGCGCAACACCCGCATCCAGGAGGAGCGCCTCCAGCACGAGGTCAGCCACGACGGCCTCACCGGGCTGGCCAACCGGGTGCTCTTCCGGGACCGGCTCGCGTCCGCGCTCACCGCCACCGCCCCCGCGTCGGTGCTCCTGGTCGACCTGGACGACTTCAAGACCGTCAACGACCTGCTCGGGCACGGCGTCGGTGACCGGCTGCTCGTCTCGGTCGCCCAGTTGCTGCGCGCCGAAGTCGGCGACGAGGGCCTACCGGTACGGGTCGCCGGTGACGAGTTCGCCGTGCTGCTCACCGGCGCGGACGCCGACCCCGAGAAGTTGGCCGCCCGGCTGCTGGCCGCGCTCGACCAGCCGATCAGTCAGCACCGCCTGCTGGTGCAGGCCAGCATCGGCATCGCCGACGCCCGGCCCGGTGCCACCGTCGACTCGGTGCTGCGGGACGCCGACGTCGCCATGTACACGGCCAAACAGCGAGGAAAGGCGAGCTTCGTACGGTACGTGGACGGCATGGGTGAGCCGGTGCTGGCCCACATGCAGCTCGGCGGCGAACTGCGGCGGGCCCTGGACGACAACGAGCTGCGGGTCGTCTACCAGCCGATCCTGCGGCTCGACGACAACTGGTTGGTCGGGGTCGAGGCGCTGATCCGCTGGCATCACCCGACGCGCGGGCTCGTCGGCCCGGCCGAGTTCATCCCGGCCGCCGAACGGACCGGTCTGATCGTGCCGCTGGGCCGGTTCGTGCTGCGCGAGACGTGCCGCCAGGCGGCGGCGTGGTCCCGGGAGTTCGGGCCGGACGCACTCCGGGAGGCGGGCGTGAACGTCTCCGCGCGACAACTGCACGATCCCGACTTCGTCTCCGACGTGACGGCCGCGCTGGCTGAGAGCGGGCTGCCCTGCGAGCGACTGGTCCTGGAGGTGACCGAGTCGGCGGTGCTCCGCGGTCAGCAGGTCTCCCGAACCCTCTTCGAACTCGACCGGATGGGCATCCGCCTGTCGCTTGACGACTTCGGCACCGGCGAATCGTCACTGAGCCTGCTGCGGGCCTTCCCGGCCGCGATCGTGAAGCTCGACAAGTCCTTCGTCGACGGTATCGAGATCGACGACGGCCAGGCAGCCGCCGCCGACGCCCGGCAGGCGGTGGCCCGCGCGGTGATCCAGCTTGCCCACGCCCTGGGCCTGGAGACCGTCGCCGAGGGCGTCGAGAGCGCCGAGCAGGTCGCGGTGCTCCGCGCCCTCGGCTACACCCGCGGCCAGGGCTACCACCTGGCCCGACCGATGACCGCCGAAGGCATTTCCGGCCTGCTGGCCCGCCAGCGGCCCGTGACAACCGTCCAACCGACGACCTGA
- a CDS encoding ABC transporter ATP-binding protein — MSQHAVRPTPASPTPPDGHLLEVRDLHVEFRTGEGVAKVINGVSYHLDPGETLAVLGESGSGKSVTAQAIMGILDTPPAHISSGEIRYSGRDLLGLPEEQRRQIRGKEIAMIFQDALSALNPVFPVGWQIGETLRQRLGMSRADARRRAVELMDLVQIPAAGRRLGDYPHQFSGGMRQRVMIAMALAMEPKVLIADEPTTALDVTVQAQIMDLLADLRRDLDMAMILITHDLGVVADVADRIAVMYAGRIVEHADVRSLYRAPAHPYTKGLLNSIPRLDQRGGRLSTIRGLPPNLMRIPSGCPFHPRCPYVQQVCVDVVPHDLVLGDGRTSACHFAQEVRDDRAG; from the coding sequence ATGAGTCAGCACGCCGTCCGGCCGACGCCGGCCTCGCCCACCCCACCCGACGGGCACCTGCTGGAGGTGCGCGACCTGCACGTCGAGTTCCGCACCGGCGAGGGCGTGGCCAAGGTGATCAACGGGGTCAGTTACCACCTGGACCCGGGCGAGACGCTCGCCGTGCTGGGCGAGTCCGGCTCCGGCAAGTCCGTCACCGCCCAGGCCATCATGGGCATCCTGGACACTCCGCCGGCCCACATCAGCTCTGGCGAGATCCGCTACTCCGGTCGCGACCTGCTGGGCCTGCCGGAGGAGCAACGCCGGCAGATCCGGGGCAAGGAGATCGCGATGATCTTCCAGGACGCCCTCTCCGCGTTGAACCCGGTCTTCCCGGTCGGCTGGCAGATCGGCGAGACCTTGCGCCAGCGACTCGGGATGTCCCGCGCGGACGCCCGTCGCCGCGCGGTGGAGCTGATGGACCTGGTGCAGATCCCCGCCGCGGGGCGGCGTCTCGGTGACTACCCGCACCAGTTCTCCGGCGGTATGCGGCAGCGGGTGATGATCGCGATGGCCCTGGCGATGGAACCGAAGGTGCTCATCGCCGACGAGCCCACCACCGCGCTGGACGTCACCGTGCAGGCCCAGATCATGGATCTCCTCGCCGACCTGCGGCGGGACCTGGACATGGCGATGATCCTGATCACCCACGACCTGGGTGTGGTGGCCGACGTCGCGGACCGCATCGCGGTCATGTACGCGGGCCGGATCGTCGAGCACGCCGACGTCCGGTCGCTGTACCGGGCGCCCGCCCACCCGTACACCAAGGGTCTGCTGAACTCGATTCCGCGCCTGGACCAGCGGGGCGGGAGGCTGTCCACGATCCGTGGCCTGCCGCCCAACCTGATGCGGATCCCCAGCGGTTGCCCCTTCCACCCCCGGTGCCCGTACGTGCAGCAGGTCTGTGTGGACGTGGTGCCGCACGACCTGGTCCTCGGCGACGGCCGGACCAGCGCGTGCCATTTCGCCCAGGAGGTACGCGATGACCGCGCCGGCTAG